Proteins from a genomic interval of Qipengyuania sp. JC766:
- a CDS encoding phytoene desaturase encodes MSKDRTACVVGAGFGGMALAIRLQSAGIRTTVIEGRDKPGGRAYYWERDGFTFDGGPTVVTDPDCLKELWALSGHDMADDVELMPVKPFYRLNWPDGTNFNYSNNHDELFAEIEKLNPKDVEGYKNFLAYSAGVYEEGYVKLGTVPFLDFKSMMKAAPALAKKQAYRSVYSMVSSYVENEKLREALSFHTLLVGGNPMKTSSIYALIHKLEMDGGVWWTRGGTNRLIAGMIRHFERLGGRMIVGDPVVQVHVDGKRAQEVETESGFREPFDAVASNADIVHSYRDLLGRSQRGWAMGRRLKRKSYSPGLFVVHFGLEGTWPGIPHHMILFGPRYKGLLDDIYSNGVLPEDFSIYLHHPTVTDPSMAPKGKSTFYALVPVAHMGKLAIDWEEYGPILEKRILDEVGRRLIPDIHDRIVTKFHYAPTDFAQDLNAHLGSAFSLEPVLTQSAYFRGHNRDDVINNFYLVGAGTHPGAGIPGVVGSAKATAGLMIEDLGARAA; translated from the coding sequence GTGAGCAAGGACAGAACCGCGTGCGTCGTGGGCGCGGGCTTCGGCGGAATGGCGCTTGCCATCCGGCTCCAGTCGGCGGGCATCCGCACGACCGTGATCGAGGGCCGGGACAAGCCGGGCGGCCGCGCCTATTACTGGGAGCGCGACGGTTTCACCTTCGACGGGGGGCCGACCGTGGTGACCGATCCGGACTGCCTGAAGGAACTCTGGGCCTTGAGCGGGCACGACATGGCGGACGATGTCGAACTGATGCCGGTGAAGCCATTCTACCGCCTCAACTGGCCCGACGGCACGAACTTCAACTATTCCAACAATCACGACGAGCTGTTCGCCGAGATCGAGAAGCTCAATCCGAAGGACGTCGAAGGGTACAAGAATTTCCTCGCCTACAGCGCCGGCGTCTACGAGGAAGGCTACGTCAAGCTCGGCACGGTGCCGTTCCTCGACTTCAAGTCGATGATGAAGGCCGCGCCCGCGCTCGCCAAGAAGCAGGCCTATCGCAGCGTCTATTCGATGGTTTCGAGTTATGTCGAGAACGAAAAGCTGCGCGAGGCGCTGAGCTTCCACACGCTGCTCGTCGGCGGCAACCCGATGAAGACCAGCAGCATCTACGCTCTCATCCACAAGCTGGAAATGGATGGCGGCGTGTGGTGGACGCGGGGCGGCACCAATCGGCTGATCGCCGGCATGATCCGCCATTTCGAACGACTGGGCGGCCGCATGATCGTGGGCGATCCGGTCGTGCAGGTGCATGTCGACGGCAAGCGCGCGCAGGAAGTGGAAACCGAGAGCGGTTTTCGCGAGCCGTTCGATGCGGTGGCCAGCAATGCCGACATCGTCCATTCCTATCGCGACCTCCTCGGCCGCAGCCAGCGCGGTTGGGCCATGGGGCGCCGGCTGAAGCGCAAGAGCTACAGCCCGGGCCTGTTCGTGGTCCATTTCGGGCTGGAAGGCACCTGGCCGGGCATCCCGCACCACATGATCTTGTTCGGGCCGCGCTACAAAGGGCTGCTCGACGACATCTATTCGAACGGCGTCCTGCCGGAAGATTTCAGCATCTACCTGCACCATCCGACCGTTACCGACCCCAGCATGGCGCCCAAGGGCAAGAGCACCTTCTACGCGCTCGTCCCCGTTGCCCACATGGGCAAGCTGGCGATAGATTGGGAGGAATATGGCCCGATCCTGGAAAAGCGCATCCTGGACGAAGTCGGCCGCCGCCTGATCCCGGACATCCACGACCGGATCGTGACCAAGTTCCACTACGCCCCGACCGACTTCGCGCAGGACCTGAACGCGCATCTCGGCAGTGCCTTCAGCCTGGAGCCCGTCCTGACGCAAAGCGCCTATTTCCGCGGCCACAACCGGGACGACGTGATCAACAATTTCTACCTCGTCGGTGCGGGCACCCATCCGGGCGCAGGCATTCCCGGGGTGGTCGGCAGCGCCAAGGCAACGGCCGGACTGATGATCGAGGATCTGGGGGCACGTGCGGCATGA
- a CDS encoding TIGR00730 family Rossman fold protein, which translates to MERLAVYCGSATPADPRYVELARDVGTALAQRGIGVVYGGGRLGLMGAVAKGALDAGGEVIGVIPEALAGSEVANHDCTELYTVSGMHERKQRFTDLSDGFVTLPGGVGTMDELWEAMSWAQLGYHSDPVGLLNAFGFYDDLIAFNARMADVGFVREAHRGILLAAETLPDLLAKMEAYQPHTPIFRMKAEDL; encoded by the coding sequence ATCGAACGCCTCGCCGTCTATTGCGGCTCCGCCACGCCGGCCGATCCGCGCTATGTCGAACTCGCGCGCGATGTCGGCACGGCGCTGGCACAGCGCGGGATCGGCGTCGTCTATGGCGGCGGGCGGCTTGGCCTGATGGGCGCGGTTGCGAAGGGTGCGCTGGATGCGGGTGGCGAAGTCATCGGCGTGATTCCGGAAGCGCTCGCGGGAAGCGAGGTCGCCAATCACGACTGCACCGAGCTGTACACGGTATCCGGCATGCACGAGCGCAAGCAGCGCTTCACCGACCTTAGTGACGGGTTCGTCACCCTGCCGGGCGGGGTCGGGACGATGGACGAATTGTGGGAAGCGATGAGCTGGGCGCAGCTCGGCTACCATTCCGATCCGGTCGGCCTGCTCAACGCTTTCGGTTTTTACGACGACCTGATCGCCTTCAATGCCCGCATGGCCGATGTCGGCTTCGTTCGCGAGGCGCATCGGGGCATCCTGCTGGCCGCGGAAACCCTGCCGGACCTGCTGGCGAAGATGGAGGCTTACCAGCCGCACACGCCGATATTCCGCATGAAGGCGGAGGACCTGTAG
- a CDS encoding phytoene/squalene synthase family protein → MIAEGSKSFALASKLFDPLTRERVWMLYAWCRRCDDIADGQVLGGELGERSEPEGRVKAIRVLTKRALDGEPTADIAFDAFGQVASECGITMQMADDVIAGFELDAADWRPRTSADLARYCYHVAGAVGVMMARVMGVSPEDSAVLDRACDLGIAFQLANIARDMDEDDRGGRCYVPQEWLAEEDIEPGQLMKPHHRWEAADMAERLVLRMEKHADAARMGAALLPFRSRWAVLAATNIYTEIGQEVRRRGTRAWDRRVVISKAKKLALTARAFVQAVRNKPRPPEEWPEWERQDILIDVRMTGPIAEPPPPRPLDDA, encoded by the coding sequence ATGATCGCGGAAGGATCGAAGAGCTTTGCCCTTGCCAGCAAGCTGTTCGATCCGCTGACGCGCGAACGGGTCTGGATGCTTTATGCCTGGTGCCGGCGGTGCGACGACATCGCCGACGGGCAGGTACTGGGCGGCGAACTGGGCGAGCGGTCCGAACCGGAAGGCCGCGTGAAGGCGATCCGCGTCCTGACGAAACGCGCGCTGGACGGCGAGCCGACCGCGGACATCGCCTTCGACGCCTTCGGCCAAGTCGCCAGCGAATGCGGCATCACCATGCAAATGGCGGACGACGTCATCGCCGGTTTCGAACTCGACGCGGCCGACTGGCGTCCGCGCACCTCGGCCGACCTGGCGCGATACTGCTATCACGTGGCGGGCGCGGTCGGCGTGATGATGGCGCGGGTCATGGGCGTGTCACCCGAAGACAGCGCAGTGCTGGACCGCGCCTGCGACCTCGGCATCGCGTTCCAGCTCGCCAATATCGCGCGCGACATGGACGAGGACGATCGCGGCGGCCGTTGCTACGTTCCGCAGGAATGGCTGGCGGAAGAGGATATCGAACCGGGCCAGTTGATGAAGCCGCACCACCGCTGGGAAGCCGCCGACATGGCGGAACGGCTGGTGCTACGCATGGAAAAACATGCCGACGCCGCCCGCATGGGGGCCGCCCTCCTCCCGTTCCGCAGCCGCTGGGCGGTGCTGGCGGCGACCAACATATACACCGAGATCGGACAGGAGGTCCGCCGCCGGGGGACGCGGGCGTGGGACCGCCGCGTGGTGATCTCGAAAGCGAAGAAGCTCGCCCTGACCGCCCGCGCCTTCGTCCAGGCTGTCCGCAACAAGCCGCGCCCTCCAGAAGAATGGCCCGAATGGGAACGGCAGGATATCCTGATCGACGTGCGCATGACCGGCCCGATCGCCGAACCGCCACCGCCGCGCCCGCTCGACGACGCATAG